The genomic region TCGCCAGGGTCTGCAGAATCTGTGAAGTCAATGGCAGACATGTTCCTCTTTCAGTactttctctgttctctgtgaGAGCGGAGCGAAAGGATGTCCGTAGAAACATTGagatgtattatattattattattattattattattatagatatcaccatgaaacttccccattTGAGTACTTGAATTTCATTAATTTccaaaacagaaatgtgaacatTGGATAAAGCCAGGTTCAAAATTCAAAGGTTGAGAAAAAACCTCCTTTAAAGATCTTTATTGTAAAATGACAGACATTTTGAAGAAACAATAACTAATAGATATCCCCATGAAACTTACCAtttgattacttacattaggtaaattacatgtattttttgtatcagaaatgttatgtttaaatatgctaaCATTACTGTAGTACTCATTTGGGGGAGTTTAAAGGAGAATACATGCAAAACTGAACTGTGCAAAACATTTACTGAGAATGAATATGACTATTTGTCAGTAAGCACTGAGCATGCATGCAGGACCAGTGATTTATCAGATGGATTAGATCAAATTCCTTACTGGTTATTAATATTACAGTTTCTTCTGATTAAGTTTTCTTTTGAGTGACAGGACCTCATTTGCCTGACACATTTTGCTCTTTCACTGCCCCATATTGCAATATCAATGTTGTCATGTacaaaaattaataataattctttCTTGTAGACCTTTGAGCTCTGAAGATTTAATTTCTCATCATTGCTCAATGCTCATGAATTAATTGAGCAATGATGTGTGCAGTACATCCtctatactgtatatctattaAATACCGACTGTATATTTACTGATTGTATAGAAATACAAACCCAGAGACTTCTGGCCCTGGAGAGAAGTTGTGAAATACCTTTTTCTCACTGTCCATGTCCAGAGAGCTGGTTATTTCATCCAGAATGAGGACCTGTGGCTGCCTGACCAGAGCTCGAGCGAGGGCGATCTGCTGCTTCCCACTCTTGGTTAGATGGCCGCCACCCTCACCTACCTCTGAGAAATGgacaacaatataaaatcaGAACGGATTGAGGATCAAGGTGTAGTCCGAGCTTCTGGCTAGCTTGTGGCCACTGCTCTGTACTGCGCTGGTACGGCGGTCACGGCTGATAACGCATCCCTACCGGCAGCGTCGTCGCGGAGACGACCTTaggtacccccccccctcccttagTTAACACTGCTAGCCCTGTCGGCGCTGTTGCCATTGTTCGCGCTGTTCGCTTGTAGCCGCCAGCTCAAGCTCAGTCACTCCTCGACGTAGTTTCTTTATAAAGGATGTAATACTTGACTTGTTTCTTTATAGGGCTTGTTCAAGGGCAACAGAGTAGTCCATGAATTTTGCCGGTTACTCCTACAGTCTATAAGCATACCTGTGGGTTACACTCGTTGTCTTTTGGAttcttcacattttattttgtttgtacgcGTTCTGGCGTTTTGTAGAATGATGCATCAGCGCATTAGAGTATAAACGCTCGGAGCTCGCTCACACGGTGCAACCCGCCGGTGCAACCGTCGCCATATTAAATGTGGATGTAATAGATATGCTGTGAATTTTGAATTTAGCAGCTTtaagattaataaataaaaagtcaatcaatctaataatgataataataatatatttgattcatatagcgcttttcaaaatactcaaagacactatTGGTTACCTGCATTGTAGCCCTTCTCCAGCTTCATGATGAAGTCATGGGCGTTGGCTTTGCGTGCTGCTTCCTGGATCTCATCCAATGAGCATTCAGCAAGCCCGTAGGCAATGTTGTCTCTGATGGAGCCAGAGAAGAGCACAGGCTCCTGGCTCACCACAGCAATCTGTCAAGCACATTCTCATCAGCCTACGGTTTCCTGATGCCCACTAGCTCAAGGATTAGCTCCCAGAGGAGGACCATGAACCTGCCGCATTGAGCTGGTGTGTACAACTACgtcatcttttttgttttactgatgTCTCTTGTTGTTGCAGAGTCCACGTTGCTGCTGTAATACTGCAAATGTCCCTGCTGTGGGACTAATAGAGGATagtcttatcttatcttgtctAAATAGGCTAGTAATAGCAACAGTAATCTCGTTTCCTTTCACAATAGATTTCTCTTCCGTAGGATTGTCAAATGTTGGATTTGAAACTATGAAAACTATTTAAACACAGATAAGAGAACGAAATGATCTAAGACAGGGGGTCACAACAAAAGAGTGGTGTGCATCAGCCGAGAAAGCGTAATGATGAATTACCTTCTTGTGGAGGAAACGGTGGTCATAGGATTTCAGTGGTTCATTGTCCAGGAGGATTTCTCCCTCCTGCTGTTCATATAAGCGCTCCAGCAGACTCACGCACGTGCTTTTTCCGTTTCCAGATTGACCCACTAGTGCCGTCATCTGACCTGACTTCAGCTCCAAAGAAAAGTCCTGAAGCGAAGAGATaacaatgaaaatataattGAGTTTTGTGTCACATATGTTTAGAAGGAGCTGTAAATACTTGGGAGGGAATGCCTCACTTTCTATACTTTCCTGTTTTTTCCACTATTCATTTCAACATTTTCCCCCCCATTAACTGTACATTTCCGGCTAAAGAAGCCCCCTTGTCTATCTGCCTGTCAGACCTCACCTGCAGCACTGCTTTGTTGGGATGTTTAGGATAGGCGAAGTTGACCTTGTGGAAGAGCACATTCCCTGTCAGCTGATCAGGTTTGAGTGTCCCCTCCATGCAGACCTCAGGTTTTCGGTCCAGGTACTCAAACACTTTCGCAGCAGCCCCCACCGAGTTCAGCATGTCGCCAAAGATGTAGGTGAGTGTCTAAAAAAATTTCATAAAACTCcatgaggacattttttttaaaagcaactaCAAAAAGTGCTTTTTTCTATCATCTTTCAATAAAATTTATTAAAACCGAGCAGTTATACCCTGATGTTCTCTCCGAGATCTGACTGGTAGAGGATGAAGGAAACCAGGTTGCCAGTGGTCATCTGTCCACTCTGGATGAACAGCCTGCCGTAGTACAACATGATGCCCTGCATGGCCAACCCTGTCAACTATAggcagacacatacacacacactaccgtTAAATGAGGTGGTATATGCTCAGGACTACCtgttgtccaaaaaaaaaaattacaaacgTCTCACCCTCCGTGCGAGAAGGTAAACCGCCCTGAGAGTGCTCTGTTGGGTCTTGAggttgtgtgtgtccatcaagCAGTCGTCATAGCGACGGGCCTCATGTTTTTCTGTGTTGAAGCTCCGTACCGCATGAATACTGGACACTACCTCGTTCACGACTTCAGCCGCCTGAGCCGTTGAGTCCTGCACGGCCAGGGACAGCCGCTAAGagagggatttaaaaaaaggcaatgaAAGTCATTTGAGTACTTAAGGCGTAggtcatgtatttatttatttatttgctgaaATTcacaacaaaccaaaaaaaaggacagtAAGTTACTTTTGAAACTCTTACGTGTCTTTAAAAAGGTGGGTGCTAAAGTGTCCAAATAGAGACTATTAAATGTCACTACGCCAGTTGGCCTACAAAAACACAGTTAACATGCCTAACAATAGCTTTATGGTGATGGAAATCATGCTTGAACATGATTTTGTGGATCTCAATCTCAATTCAACATTTCTTGTGGACCTGCCTTTTACCTGGTAGCGTGTGTCATAGACGTTCTGTATCAGGCCAGCGACGGGCGTCTCCATCAACATTAAGAATGTGAGCTTCCATGAAAGACTCATCATCAGGGCGATCATACCCAGTGTCTTGATGAACGTCCTCAGCAGCACATTGACATTCAGACAGACCGCTCTTCCCATCAAGGTGGTGTCTTTCGACAACCTGGATGTGATCTCACCTACACCGAAAACACAGAGAAATTACGTTCTGTCCTGTTCTGTTACGTTCTGTCATGTTCTGTTACGTTCTGTCATGTTCTTGTCTGTTCTGCTCAATTCTGCCCTGTTTCTGTCACTCATCTTGTTCAGCATTGTCCAATACTTAGTTACTCTGTTCTCAAATGCCTCTTGTCCTGTCTTTATATGTGTACTTTTCATGATTGGTTCCATCCGTCATGTGCAATGATAAATTATTCATACAGTATGCCAGCGGCATGTCATATATTACCTGTCTTTGTGGTCTCAAAGAATCCAATTTCCTGTTTGGTCAAAGCCCCAAACAGCTTGACTTTCATTCTGCATGTGAAGGAACTGATGGCACAAAGTAAGATACCCCCTCTGCAGCCTGCACTCACAGAACTGACAAATGTATAAAAAGAGAAAGTCCGTCAGATATTACCATGTGAGGAAGATGAATGAGAAGGGGAAAGAATTGTCCCGTACCTTCCCAGAGAGTACAGGCCCATGAGGAGGAGCGCAGATACAAATTCATTCGGCTGATACCGAGTGCCAAGGATGTCGATGACTCTCCCAGTGTAGAACGGGATGAACATctcacctggggggggggggagatgcacATAGTgagacacatacagagagaTGAAGATGCATCAGCCAGGCCAATCATCATcatatcaccatcatcatgaaCGTGGTCCAGCGTATCCACAGCAGAGTACCAACCAAATGTCCAAATAATGACAATTTAAGTATTTTAATAAACTGTGTTCACCGTGTTCATAGTTCGTAATTGTCCATTTCTTACGGActgaaatcatcatcatcataatcataatctAGTACCTGCACTGGAACTCTGAGTTCTTCATTTCGTTTTGTGAACGTTATCCTTATCATGATCCTCATCATACTTACAGAAAACAGCCAGCGTCAGCATCACAAGGCCcccaagcagcagcaggtattCGGGTCTGTACAAGCGCAGGACTCTCACGAACAGCACCCTGgccttctgcttcttctctttACCCGCGGCCGCATCGTCGGCATCCGGAACAGTGATCTCCCAGAACAGCGCCGCGGCCAGCGACGCTCCGGCGCACATGAGCCAGCTGCGCACATCCACCGACGAGCCACGCTCGGTGTCCTCGTGGTAGAGCGCATCGGTCCCGGTCTCAAACACCGCGGGCAGCAGACTGTGCGCCGCTATAACGCGAGTCAGCAACGGGTCGAGGTCTCCGAGGATGAGCAGAGTGACGGCAGTCAGCGCAGAACCCCGCAGAGCCGCGTGGGCCCAGAGGCGCGTCAAGTGTCCAAACTCGCTGCGGGTCGCCACGAGACCCGCTGCGTAAAACAAGGAGAGGTCGACGCAAACGGCCAAGAGCAGAGCTGCGACTTTGCGGCTCACTGTTGCTGCATTGCCCGTCATGTTGCAGCTCCAGTCGTCTGCGTGAGAAGCCCTGTCTTGTGctgatgttttctttcactttcattTTCCTTGCATGGCTCGGGTTTCCCCGAAGTCCCGACCGCGGCGCTCAGAACGATATGAACTATTTGTGATTGTTGCTATCTGCGGTTGTAACCTCCAGTGTCAGTGACTGACTGTTCCCCATGATGACATAACAACTGCATATCACGGGATTCATCGTGaagaaaagagtaaaaaagCCATTCCTTTTCATACAGAGGCctttactttaattaaaaatgtcactGAATAGACATATGCACAATGATAATGtatatgtcaggatctgtagttttgtgtcgtgtttcctgttttattttgaagtccccgtccctcgtgtcctctgtttcccttcctgtccctgtgattgtctgccctgtccctgattgtttcctcctgtgtccaatcacctgcaccagccctgtgtatttaagcCCTGTTCGTGTCAtcccccttggtcggttcgtcttgttttgatcgctggagagcatgtgtgtgagtctcgTATGTTTTCTCCTCTTAGAATCCTGTCAGTGAGCAATAAAGTTACCTCTTTCCCGTGTTTACGGCGTTTGTGTCTagtttcctgcagctgcacataacagtaTATTCATTTAAGCAGACTTTAAATTATTGTGGCAGGTGATCAGCCATCGACAAGCACAGCAGGTTGTCCAAGGAAGGtcaattacttttattcacatGTATTTACTCTGCCACTAAGCctcataaaaaaacaatcagacaaataaatgtagtttttacgacactgcttatttatttaatatagtaTTTCGCCGAGCAAGCGCTAAGGAAGGCTAAACAcaatgtttatgtattttttatatgcAAGTTAACACATTTTCGTTGTCTCAGCAACAATGAAACCATGCTATATGATCAATGTTAAGTGCACTGaaactctttatttttcatttatgaGTTTTGGGGTTTAGTTTTTTGATTACATTTCTTAGATGTGTTGCTTTTTTGCTGCAATAATTTAAATTCTGTGTGAAAGTATTCATGacatgaggtcacagtgacctttgaaccCCTCATTTGACTTATTACTCATTTCAACCTCTACAAAGACATTGCTGACCAGACCCACTCCCTCCGTTCttatctttcacaataaaagtcccacACATATAATATTTGCGTTTTCGTCTCATTTATTCGTGtttcatttgttattattattaaattgttgCATTTGATCagttgcaaaaaacaacaacaacaataatatatcTGCATTATGAATTGGCCGCCCTGCTCTCCAAATATCTGCATTGGCCATTACAAAAACATACCTGTCAATCCACTAATTAAAACATTGCTATTAGTTTGCCAAATAATGAGTCGTCTAACAAATTTGGGAGAACAAAACACTATTTGATAAACATATTGACAATTCCATGTCGAATTCTGTGAAGCTTTCCTGAACACGGGGTGTTCAGGAAAGCTTCACACGGGGTGTTCAGGAAAGCTTCACAGAATTCGACATGGAATTGAAAGTGCCGAATTGAAAGGTGAGATGACCTTGTTAGAATCACATGTAGGGACTGACATTGAGACTCTTGTCTCAGCATTCTTTCTCCTTGGCAGACAAATCAATAAAGGTCACCTAAGGTTTATCATATTTAAGTCTCTTAATGATGAGCCACAAATGGCGTTAGGGTTTCAAATGGCctgatattaaacatgaaaTATCTTTGTGTATCACAGAGCAATGCAATTATTTTACTTAAATTAAACTTTTGACTACAAGTATTCTTATCTAGTGTTCTTTTGGTTGATATGCTGAATTAGCTGAGAGCAGAGCCAGATGTATGTAGTGGCTGTGAGTAAAACTAATACCTAATTGCATCCTGCACAGCAGTGGTTCGGCAGACtagagaggaataaaaaacTACAAGTATCACTGATCAAAGAAGGTGGGTAAGTCATTTCCTAGAACGACTTTCTCCTCGGTGCCGTGTTCATCAATGGAGACAATAAAGGCCACACCGCCGCTGGAGCCATCGCGGTTCATTGCCAAAGACAGAGCTGCAAGAGGGGGggcagaaagagaagagaagggggagaaaagTGAGGAGCGGACAACATATGTTACAAAACATAACCGAACAGAGCAGCCAGCTCTTCTCACAGTCAGTACACAAGGCAGACAATTTCTGCTTTCTCTTTCACCATCTAATAAACTGTctggcaacaaaaaaataaaacaacaacttacTGTTCACAACAAACTGCTGACACTCCTCCTTGCTCATACCCCTGCGAAACTCCGCATCAACAAACCCATAGACATAGGAGCTGCCAGAGCCTCCGACCGCAAAAGGCTGCCTCGTCAGGAGACCGCTCAGGGTTGCAAACACCTGGGAGAGGTCAAAGGGCACACTGTCTTTCTGTATGGACTCCTGTAACATCATATGCGGTGGCTAGATAGGATCGTCTTATATTCAAAGCAGGCAGCTGCAACTTCAAGGTCACTTGAGCAGAAGTTGCAGAcattcattttgacatttttaacatttattaacAGTAATCTTTCTTGTTTCAGGCTTGAATCTCTTCCTTTCAGACTGGAGCCATCTACATGTGTTCACTGACCTGTCCCCCATCTCT from Cyclopterus lumpus isolate fCycLum1 chromosome 11, fCycLum1.pri, whole genome shotgun sequence harbors:
- the tap2a gene encoding antigen peptide transporter 2a, which gives rise to MTGNAATVSRKVAALLLAVCVDLSLFYAAGLVATRSEFGHLTRLWAHAALRGSALTAVTLLILGDLDPLLTRVIAAHSLLPAVFETGTDALYHEDTERGSSVDVRSWLMCAGASLAAALFWEITVPDADDAAAGKEKKQKARVLFVRVLRLYRPEYLLLLGGLVMLTLAVFCEMFIPFYTGRVIDILGTRYQPNEFVSALLLMGLYSLGSSVSAGCRGGILLCAISSFTCRMKVKLFGALTKQEIGFFETTKTGEITSRLSKDTTLMGRAVCLNVNVLLRTFIKTLGMIALMMSLSWKLTFLMLMETPVAGLIQNVYDTRYQRLSLAVQDSTAQAAEVVNEVVSSIHAVRSFNTEKHEARRYDDCLMDTHNLKTQQSTLRAVYLLARRLTGLAMQGIMLYYGRLFIQSGQMTTGNLVSFILYQSDLGENIRTLTYIFGDMLNSVGAAAKVFEYLDRKPEVCMEGTLKPDQLTGNVLFHKVNFAYPKHPNKAVLQDFSLELKSGQMTALVGQSGNGKSTCVSLLERLYEQQEGEILLDNEPLKSYDHRFLHKKIAVVSQEPVLFSGSIRDNIAYGLAECSLDEIQEAARKANAHDFIMKLEKGYNAEVGEGGGHLTKSGKQQIALARALVRQPQVLILDEITSSLDMDSEKKILQTLARCPNQTRLVIAHKLENIVMADQIVLMEDSRVQEQGTHQELMDMQGSYYKLWNDAHRTTEDNGHTHILNI